TTCGGCAGAAGATAAGCCAAATGGGATTATATTTTCTTAAACATGGAAAGACGTCTCTGTGCTAACAGCTTGCAGGGGACATGATGAGCTGGGTATCTAATTCGTGACTATAGTGTCTCTGTTTTTACTTACAGAAGTCAGGCACGTATTTGCAGAGGTGTTAGAGGAATATGGGATTAAGTACACACGTGTCCCAATAGAGCCAGGCCTTCATAACTGTGACTGGATTCCACCATCCCTGATGGACTTTTATCTGGGAGTAGAAGAAGATTCTTTTAACACCGTGGATGTGTTTACAAGGCATGGAATAAGGTAAGACAGGCATTACTCATCCTTTTTTTAGTAAAGCTTTAGATCTTACCAGTTCCTGATAGCATCTTTTCAGAATGGAACACCACCTTTCTCTTTCCGCTTTGGGGCTTACAAGAAGGTTTAGGAGGAGTACAAAAGTGCTGGGGGCACTACTGCTTAGTAAGAAGTTTTGCTTGAACAGAGATGACTCACTTCTCACCTGAAAGGGATTGTTCTTTTAGGGTATGTTTCTCAGCCTTTCTAGTGAAGCTGCACTAGCCTGGCATCTGGGACAGGAGGAGGCTGAAGTGCTGTATCAACACTGGAATTTTAGAAGTATGATCTAGGGAAAGTTTTCAAGAAATAACTTTTCATCTCCCTGGAATAGTGGAGAAAGGCTTTTATGTAGCAGGGAAGAGACTAATTAGAAACAAGCATTTGTTGTTAAGGGGAGGCATGAAGCTCAGAGCTTGCAGTGCCACAGCAGGTGACCACTGCTCTAAGCAAACAATCTTGTCAGTGTTCTGCATCTCAGGGGCCAAACCCAAAAAGCTCAACCCTTCCCCCAATAACATACTTTTCTTAAAGGCTTAGACATGTTTTATGGATTAAAGACGTTTTATGGATTAAAGACATTTCATTTGAGACCCTTGCAGTCACCTGTCCTTTGGGACAAATTTCATTACTTTCTCAGTCTACTGAAAAAGAAgttcttgtgtgttttttttttgttgttgttggttttttttgttttttgttttgtttttgtataAATTGTTCTGAATGCTTGCAGTAGGCTGGCATTTCACCATGCTCTTTCCAGCCGGAGCACACGGACTCTACTCAAACAGCCCATATTTAAGGGAGAGAAAGGCACAGCAATTCACAGAGCAGTTCCTCAGGAGACAGTAACCCTCCTTTTAGAGCAGTTTCACAACAGGGGCAGTGCAGGGGAGTTTAGTGGAAACCTCGCATGCTCCAGGGCTCCCCGTGCTACCAAAGGGGCAGGGGTGGTGTTGGTCTACctctgagaagctgctgctCCAGCGATTCACCTCTCCAGAGGCGCAAAGAGGAACTcgtggggctgccccagctgtgGCCACCCCTGCTTGGACACACACCATGCTCCACCTTGTCTCCTGGTGTtgggagaggtggggagggacaAACGCTTACAAAATAAACACGTAACATGAGGAAACCCAGGAAAATAAGAAGAGTGCAGTCAGCTGAAGTCACAGGGAACCCAACTCTGCAACTCAATTTCAGCATCTGTGCAAAGAGGTACCACACTGAGCCCCTGGAGGTCAGTTTATGACACGGGAGAGCGCAAGACTGTGCTTACCACATAGCAATGAGGCATTAGCAAGTTTAGTCagtttacagtttaaaaaagttCAACTTTTTTCCTAAGTCCTGCAAACTTTTCTCAAGAAGAGCTGAATGTTCAGCTGGGCTTTTCCTTGATTGTGCAGGTAAAGACTCCAGCCTTGGTTTCTTCCAAAAACTTTCTCATTCTGCCCTCGCATACACTTGCACAGCCCTCCTGGGCTTGTATGTGCCACGCTAGAAGAACTGAGGTGTGTAGCCAGACTTGAACAAAGAATTGTGTTGAAGCTACGTAAGAAACCTCCTCTAGCTGGTGTCCTCTTAGCTGTGTGGTCTTTAGCAGTAACATTTTGTCCAGTGTTTTGCCTTTATTATGGCTCTTTGATACATTCTAGCAGGATGCTTTGTTAGCAGGgtggttttccattttatttcagtcactTTTTTTGTCTCCACTTAGCCAAAGGTTATTATCTAGAGATGGTTATTATTCAGGTTTTAATAGGCATAGCAATGGTAACTTATTTTGATAGTGTGGCATTTCTCAGTTTAgttctgctcttccctttcatGCCAACAAAGTGCACCTGTAAGCTCACAGATGCCAGACAACCTTGTGCTGTGACAGTACACGTAAATACAGTAATAGCAGCAGTACTGGGGCTTTGCTGGGACTTTCTGTCAGAGTGAAGGACTGCTGCTTTAAATAGTATCCTGGTTTCAATagtgaaagcagcagcattacTGGCTTGTAGTTCtggttttacttttgtttataGTTAAAAGTCTTACACCCCCTCCCCCATTTTCTATCTTAATTTTTACGTAAATTTTGATTCCTAATCCACTGTATGTAAGACACTCTTTCCTAACTACCTCGTTGGCTATAATATCAGTGTTCCCTCCCCTGGCTACAGATGGCCAGACATTTACATAGGTTTGAGCACCATGGGCAAGAACATGTCTGTCAGTAACATCTGGAGTGCCATTGACACTGCCATCGTGGAGTTCACGTCCAAGGCGTCCTTACCCGCACAGCCGACGCCACAGAGCAGGACAGTAACGATTGAGCTGATGGTGCATCCAGGGTACCCGAGTGTCCCACCCGTCGGCGGCTGTGGGGATGGACCAGACGATTTCTCACAGTCCTGGGAGCGCCTCCATGAACTCCAGACGTTAATTaagccagagctgcagagccATTACAAAACCAGGAACATCCAGCTTTGTTCATTCAAAGATCTTTAGGTAAACAagcacacatacatacatacgtGTATTCATACTCTGAAGATAGGCAGTTGCTAATGTCCCAAGAAGCCAGACCACTGTTATCAGTGTAATACCTCCTGGTACAGCTGACAGGAGCTGCAAACAGCCTGGGAACAGCACTAGGGTGTCCATGGAAGAGCAACACCCTGCGAGCAGCTACAGGCAGTGCCCCAGAGCCCTGACTGGCAGTTTTTAGGCCACAGCATCAGCTCTGAACGTGACAAACCTTGTGTCACCCACTTATGCACCGTTCCAGCACGGCATGGCAGCCAAGGCCCAGCCCTCCTCCCAGGGCTCAGTCCCTGCCAACGCGATAGTGAGCAGCACGGAAACACGGTCTGCTGCGAGGCCAAGGAGCACACTAGCACCCCGAGGGTTCCGATCATTTCTCTTTTTGGACTTACCTGCAAAAAAAGAAACGTGCTGGGGAGCAAGTGTTGCTCTGGAGCAACCGCTCAGTGTAGGCTGCCCACGGGAAGCCTGGCAACCTTCAGCATTTGGTTTTCTTAAAGTGCTTAGTCGTGGTCCCTTCCCCTCCACTTGTACCTGCCCATCGGAGGTGAGGGGTACGTTACCTTCAGAGCGTTTCTCTGGTCAGAGCAGTGGGATCACAGGTTTTGCAcggtgctgcctgcagccaaaTTCCACATACGGCCTCAGCCAGCAGTAATTATGGCTCTTCCTCTTTATGTTGCCTCTTGGCACTGAGCCACCATAGGAAAGTAACATCAGCCACAGCCCTTTcagagaggcttttttttttttttttggatgacTTTGCAAGACCAGCAACTGTTGATCCATCTGCTATTTCAGTAACTGCTGCATATGAGAGCTCACCAGCAACTGTTCCTGCACTGCCCACTGCCTCTCATGAAAAATGCATGGGATGGCCGCGTACCAACTATGAGCAAGTCATCAAGTGGAGAAGGTCCTTGTATGTGTCCATTTTTATTCCTGTCATGAAAGCATTCGATCTTCAACAAGCCCTAGTAATACTGGTATGTTTAACTGTATTCTTAACTGTACCCTGTCACTCACATACAACtttcacacaggaaaaaaaatattttagattgtTTATGCTCATTTTCTGTGCAAAAGTGATCTATTTAACGTAatcatttatgtttttttttataatattaaaaatgtcaaGATGATCATCAttcttttaagtgaaaaataaactCAGGCCTTTTTCTATTGTAATGCTTCAGGAGGCTTTTGGTTTTAGTTATAGCTGGAGAGCAAAATGAACCCACTCACCTATCTGCTCCTGCTGCGACTGCCTGCAGAGTGCTGAAAGGACGTCTCTTTCTGTCATTAACGGGAACCGCCTGACCTTCCCTATAAAACACCTCTTCTgtacaaacatgaaaaacaacatCAAGGgcacttcagaaaatatttttccaggttCCTTCCTAAATTAATGTCACAATTAATTTGacaagtttgtttttaaaaaaaacccatccacTGTACTGTGCAAGTGCCCCACCACACAGCTGAGTCAGATGAGAGCAGCAGTTACCTTTTGGAATGACTCAATTTCTGAAGCTCGTCCCATCGGTGTTTGACGGCAAAGTCCCTGCTATGGgataaaagagaataaaaaaaacctgggAGATACTAGACCTGCAGAGAACAGCTGAAGTTCCAGAGCACAGTTAGACCCGTGAGTGCCATCTAGTGACTGATGGTATTTTATTCACATGCAGGGATAAGCCTGACAGCAACACCAGTTACTTAATAGCAGATCTCAGCTTTTTAGGTAACATGACCATATTTTGATGGATATTTTTTAAccttatttttaacatttaaattgCTCCATATTCTAACCGATGAATTTTCTCTGATCACAACCATCAGGACATTACACACGTGCTGACTGTTGTATGCATTTTTCGCTAGCCGAACACTGAAAACATGAGAGGCAGTCTTAACCTGAGTTAGTTCTGTattgcaaacaaaaaagtatttttcaaattccatatttttaaatggacagCATTAACCCcccaatttccttttaaatgcaaGGCAGTTTTAAATGGAGAAATGAATCAAGAACTACTAAAAGACTTCTAAATAGGGAACCCTTCAATTGCATAAAACGTATGGAGATACGGGAGGAAGTTTCTCAGTGGTTCTATGAAAGCTTTAAAGACAACACTGAGTTCAAATTAAAAACACGCTCAGACTGGTACCTATGAATGTCACTGTAGCAGGATACTTAAGAAGAGAAGTCTAACCCCCAAATCTCTCTGAAAATAAGACCATGCCACAAAGCCTTTGAGAGCAATTTTTATTAGGATAGCAGAATGGAATTGCAGAAAGCCTATACCAGTACTCCTGGGTGTAGTTTCACCAGTAcgttgtttttattttggatatTAAACTGCACGTTTAGAATTCAGCATGGCTTAGGGAACCAGAGAGAACAAGAGCTTGATTTCCTGAGTTAACATAGGACTTtgtactttgatttttttttttctccccagactTCAACCATACAGTACAGTATTTGATCTCTGTCTTTTTTCAGAGGGCTGCCTACAAACAAAAGCCATCACTTAGGTTACATATCTTGCAGTTTAGAAATTGAACTATGAAGAACACACCAAGAGAACTGATAGCAATATCTGTCTTCTATGTGACCTTTGCAGATGAAATCGGAATAGCTGGTATAGCGCTGCCGTAGGCCTGTGTGAATCGACTGGAGTTCCATGAATTACCCAGCCCTTCTAGTTCCCTTTCAATGGCATCCAAGTCACACCG
This genomic window from Haliaeetus albicilla chromosome 10, bHalAlb1.1, whole genome shotgun sequence contains:
- the YDJC gene encoding carbohydrate deacetylase isoform X1, whose amino-acid sequence is MLQVKLIVTGDDFGYCPRRNQGIVDCFLAGAVSNVSLLVNGSAAADAAKLARRYNIPIGLHANLSEGSPVCEVLKTNSSLLNQDGFFHGKMGFRTALSKGLLNMSEVKQELKAQVELFHELTGHLPPHMDGHQHIHVLPEVRHVFAEVLEEYGIKYTRVPIEPGLHNCDWIPPSLMDFYLGVEEDSFNTVDVFTRHGISVPSPGYRWPDIYIGLSTMGKNMSVSNIWSAIDTAIVEFTSKASLPAQPTPQSRTVTIELMVHPGYPSVPPVGGCGDGPDDFSQSWERLHELQTLIKPELQSHYKTRNIQLCSFKDL
- the YDJC gene encoding carbohydrate deacetylase isoform X2; amino-acid sequence: MLQVKLIVTGDDFGYCPRRNQGIVDCFLAGAVSNVSLLVNGSAAADAAKLARRYNIPIGLHANLSEGSPVCEVLKTNSSLLNQDGFFHGKMGFRTALSKGLLNMSEVKQELKAQVELFHELTGHLPPHMDGHQHIHVLPEVRHVFAEVLEEYGIKYTRVPIEPGLHNCDWIPPSLMDFYLGVEEDSFNTVDVFTRHGIRWPDIYIGLSTMGKNMSVSNIWSAIDTAIVEFTSKASLPAQPTPQSRTVTIELMVHPGYPSVPPVGGCGDGPDDFSQSWERLHELQTLIKPELQSHYKTRNIQLCSFKDL